One window from the genome of Opisthocomus hoazin isolate bOpiHoa1 chromosome 11, bOpiHoa1.hap1, whole genome shotgun sequence encodes:
- the PTPDC1 gene encoding protein tyrosine phosphatase domain-containing protein 1 isoform X2 — MQASPRRRSAVSIFSSFFQGRRHSSSDPLLRMIQRRRSSVVEVLSSSTHRVMVAVSSLSPEELDATFPEKKRSSRRPTAKYTKVGERLRHVIPGHMQCSMACGGRACKYENPARWSDQEQAVKGLYSSWVTDNILAMARPSTELIEKYNIIEQFERCGIKTIINLQRPGEHASCGSPLEQESGFTYLPEAFMEAGIYFYNFGWKDYGVASLTTILDMVKVMAFALQEGRVAVHCHAGLGRTGVLIACYLVFATRMSADQAILFVRAKRPNSIQTRGQLLCIREFTQFLVPLRNVFACCEPKAHTVTLSQYLTRQRHLLHGYESRHLKHVPKLIHLVCKLLLDLAENRQVIEAELLDVPDLSAEIAKTFSQLVSTQLDRELARQDSDMSDSSHTHSSTFETQDSLFSLGHECDPLWKRRNVECLQPLTHLRRRLSYSESDLRRTEFLLDQGETAWTVPAQILVCNKLKQTSGEECSATGEQKPQLDLNKEALVRNTCMFWSQGKFNLDGQKDGSALYHRRNSTKEVQRSRTFSSGLASIHNTREPGTLKHNFTHEISHRKDHKTNMYSRRVYVSEDSDSSSSSKVNFSIGYESQGSKDVSEAIPHIVLQSELSLEARRVLAAKALADINEFLGEDEVKQKVEMWQKELNSRDGAWDKICTERDPFILCSLMWSWIEQLKEPIVSKDDVDMLAKNCTESQDALYLLRKEQCQTILCILHCVVNLQMLPADVEEALLARAIKAFTQTSFDSENGPYVYDTLKKVFKQTLEEKRKRLKEGAENPS; from the exons ATGCAGGCTTCACCCCGAAGGCGCTCGGCAGTGAGTATTTTTAGCAGCTTTTTCCAGGGTCGGAGGCATTCTTCCTCCGATCCCCTTCTTCGCATGATCCAGAGGCGCCGGAGCTCGGTTGTCGAGGTGCTCTCATCATCGACTCACCGGGTTATGGTTGCGGTGTCGTCTCTGAGCCCAGAGGAGCTGGATGCAACTTTTCCtgagaaaaaaa GAAGTTCGAGGCGTCCGACAGCAAAATACACGAAGGTCGGGGAGCGCCTTCGCCATGTCATTCCTGGTCACATGCAGTGCTCAATGGCATGCGGTGGCCGTGCCTGCAAGTATGAAAACCCAGCGCGATGGAGTGACCAGGAGCAAGCCGTTAAAGGGCTCTACTCCTCCTG GGTAACGGATAACATACTGGCTATGGCTCGACCCTCAACAGAGTTAATTGAGAAGTACAACATTATTGAACAGTTTGAAAG ATGTGGCATAAAAACCATAATTAACCTTCAGCGTCCTGGGGAGCATGCGAGCTGTGGGAGTCCACTGGAACAAGAAAGCGGCTTCACCTACCTTCCTGAAGCTTTCATGGAGGCTGGAA tttatttttataattttggATGGAAGGATTATGGAGTGGCATCTCTCACCACTATACTTGATATGGTAAAAGTCATGGCTTTTGCGCTGCAGGAAGGGAGGGTAGCTGTTCACTGTCACGCTGGGCTTGGCCGGACAG GTGTTCTGATAGCTTGCTACTTAGTTTTTGCAACAAGAATGAGTGCTGATCAAGCGATTCTTTTTGTCAGAGCAAAAAGGCCTAATTCTATTCAGACTAGAGGGCAGTTATTATGCATCCGAGAATTCACTCAGTTTTTGGTTCCTCTGAGAAATGTGTTTGCGTGCTGCGAGCCCAAGGCACACACAGTGACACTGTCCCAGTACCTGACCCGTCAGAGACATCTGCTCCATGGTTATGAAAGCAGGCATCTCAAACACGTGCCAAAACTTATTCATCTGGTGTGCAAATTGTTGCTAGACTTGGCTGAAAACAGACAAGTGATAGAGGCAGAATTGTTGGATGTACCAGATCTCTCAGCCGAAATTGCGAAGACCTTTTCTCAGCTGGTGTCCACACAGCTAGACAGAGAACTCGCAAGGCAGGACAGTGACATGTCCGACTCCTCCCACACCCACTCCTCCACTTTCGAGACCCAGGATTCGCTTTTCTCCCTGGGACATGAATGCGATCCTCTCTGGAAAAGAAGGAATGTCGAATGCCTTCAGCCTCTTACTCATCTGAGAAGGCGTCTAAGCTATAGTGAGTCAGATTTAAGGAGGACTGAGTTTCTCTTAGACCAAGGAGAAACCGCATGGACGGTGCCTGCTCAGATACTAGTGTGCAACAAACTTAAGCAGACCAGTGGCGAGGAGTGTTCCGCCACAGGCGAACAAAAGCCACAGTTGGATTTAAACAAAGAAGCATTAGTGCGTAATACATGTATGTTCTGGAGTCAAGGTAAATTTAATTTGGATGGACAAAAAGATGGATCTGCACTTTATCACAGGAGGAACTCTACCAAAGAAGTACAACGCAGCAGAACCTTTTCTTCAGGTCTAGCGTCTATCCACAACACCAGGGAACCTGGAACGCTAAAGCATAACTTTACCCATGAGATTAGTCATAGAAAAGACCACAAGACTAATATGTATAGCAGAAGAGTCTATGTCTCCGAGGACTctgattcttcttcttcttctaaaGTGAACTTTTCCATTGGGTACGAAAGCCAAGGCAGCAAAGATGTGTCAGAGGCAATTCCACACATTGTTCTGCAGTCAGAATTAAGTTTGGAAGCCCGAAGAGTTTTGGCAGCAAAAGCACTTGCAGATATAAATGAATTTCTGGGAGAGGATGAAGTGAAGCAGAAGGTAGAAATGTGGCAG aaagaactgAATTCTCGAGACGGAGCCTGGGATAAAATCTGTACCGAGAGAGATCCTTTTATCCTCTGTAGCTTGATGTGGTCCTGGATAGAGCAGCTGAAAGAACCTATCGTATCCAAAGATGATGTTGACATGCTGGCAAAGAATTGCACAGAGTCACAGGATGCACTTTACTTACTCAGAAAG GAACAGTGTCAGACTATCCTTTGTATTTTGCACTGTGTGGTGAACTTGCAAATGCTGCCAGCTGATGTGGAGGAGGCCTTACTTGCTCGCGCTATTAAAGCTTTCACTCAG ACGAGCTTCGATTCAGAAAATGGACCGTATGTTTACGATACCCTGAAAAAAGTATTTAAGcaaacactggaagaaaaaagaaaaaggcttaaGGAAGGAGCAGAGAATCCCTCTTGA
- the PTPDC1 gene encoding protein tyrosine phosphatase domain-containing protein 1 isoform X1, whose amino-acid sequence MAAGVLLQNELPYSSLLESSLYLANMSSGSSRRPTAKYTKVGERLRHVIPGHMQCSMACGGRACKYENPARWSDQEQAVKGLYSSWVTDNILAMARPSTELIEKYNIIEQFERCGIKTIINLQRPGEHASCGSPLEQESGFTYLPEAFMEAGIYFYNFGWKDYGVASLTTILDMVKVMAFALQEGRVAVHCHAGLGRTGVLIACYLVFATRMSADQAILFVRAKRPNSIQTRGQLLCIREFTQFLVPLRNVFACCEPKAHTVTLSQYLTRQRHLLHGYESRHLKHVPKLIHLVCKLLLDLAENRQVIEAELLDVPDLSAEIAKTFSQLVSTQLDRELARQDSDMSDSSHTHSSTFETQDSLFSLGHECDPLWKRRNVECLQPLTHLRRRLSYSESDLRRTEFLLDQGETAWTVPAQILVCNKLKQTSGEECSATGEQKPQLDLNKEALVRNTCMFWSQGKFNLDGQKDGSALYHRRNSTKEVQRSRTFSSGLASIHNTREPGTLKHNFTHEISHRKDHKTNMYSRRVYVSEDSDSSSSSKVNFSIGYESQGSKDVSEAIPHIVLQSELSLEARRVLAAKALADINEFLGEDEVKQKVEMWQKELNSRDGAWDKICTERDPFILCSLMWSWIEQLKEPIVSKDDVDMLAKNCTESQDALYLLRKEQCQTILCILHCVVNLQMLPADVEEALLARAIKAFTQTSFDSENGPYVYDTLKKVFKQTLEEKRKRLKEGAENPS is encoded by the exons ATGGCTGCAGGAGTTCTGCTGCAAAATGAACTACCGTATTCTTCGTTGCTAGAGAGCAGTCTGTATCTTGCAAATATGAGTTCAG GAAGTTCGAGGCGTCCGACAGCAAAATACACGAAGGTCGGGGAGCGCCTTCGCCATGTCATTCCTGGTCACATGCAGTGCTCAATGGCATGCGGTGGCCGTGCCTGCAAGTATGAAAACCCAGCGCGATGGAGTGACCAGGAGCAAGCCGTTAAAGGGCTCTACTCCTCCTG GGTAACGGATAACATACTGGCTATGGCTCGACCCTCAACAGAGTTAATTGAGAAGTACAACATTATTGAACAGTTTGAAAG ATGTGGCATAAAAACCATAATTAACCTTCAGCGTCCTGGGGAGCATGCGAGCTGTGGGAGTCCACTGGAACAAGAAAGCGGCTTCACCTACCTTCCTGAAGCTTTCATGGAGGCTGGAA tttatttttataattttggATGGAAGGATTATGGAGTGGCATCTCTCACCACTATACTTGATATGGTAAAAGTCATGGCTTTTGCGCTGCAGGAAGGGAGGGTAGCTGTTCACTGTCACGCTGGGCTTGGCCGGACAG GTGTTCTGATAGCTTGCTACTTAGTTTTTGCAACAAGAATGAGTGCTGATCAAGCGATTCTTTTTGTCAGAGCAAAAAGGCCTAATTCTATTCAGACTAGAGGGCAGTTATTATGCATCCGAGAATTCACTCAGTTTTTGGTTCCTCTGAGAAATGTGTTTGCGTGCTGCGAGCCCAAGGCACACACAGTGACACTGTCCCAGTACCTGACCCGTCAGAGACATCTGCTCCATGGTTATGAAAGCAGGCATCTCAAACACGTGCCAAAACTTATTCATCTGGTGTGCAAATTGTTGCTAGACTTGGCTGAAAACAGACAAGTGATAGAGGCAGAATTGTTGGATGTACCAGATCTCTCAGCCGAAATTGCGAAGACCTTTTCTCAGCTGGTGTCCACACAGCTAGACAGAGAACTCGCAAGGCAGGACAGTGACATGTCCGACTCCTCCCACACCCACTCCTCCACTTTCGAGACCCAGGATTCGCTTTTCTCCCTGGGACATGAATGCGATCCTCTCTGGAAAAGAAGGAATGTCGAATGCCTTCAGCCTCTTACTCATCTGAGAAGGCGTCTAAGCTATAGTGAGTCAGATTTAAGGAGGACTGAGTTTCTCTTAGACCAAGGAGAAACCGCATGGACGGTGCCTGCTCAGATACTAGTGTGCAACAAACTTAAGCAGACCAGTGGCGAGGAGTGTTCCGCCACAGGCGAACAAAAGCCACAGTTGGATTTAAACAAAGAAGCATTAGTGCGTAATACATGTATGTTCTGGAGTCAAGGTAAATTTAATTTGGATGGACAAAAAGATGGATCTGCACTTTATCACAGGAGGAACTCTACCAAAGAAGTACAACGCAGCAGAACCTTTTCTTCAGGTCTAGCGTCTATCCACAACACCAGGGAACCTGGAACGCTAAAGCATAACTTTACCCATGAGATTAGTCATAGAAAAGACCACAAGACTAATATGTATAGCAGAAGAGTCTATGTCTCCGAGGACTctgattcttcttcttcttctaaaGTGAACTTTTCCATTGGGTACGAAAGCCAAGGCAGCAAAGATGTGTCAGAGGCAATTCCACACATTGTTCTGCAGTCAGAATTAAGTTTGGAAGCCCGAAGAGTTTTGGCAGCAAAAGCACTTGCAGATATAAATGAATTTCTGGGAGAGGATGAAGTGAAGCAGAAGGTAGAAATGTGGCAG aaagaactgAATTCTCGAGACGGAGCCTGGGATAAAATCTGTACCGAGAGAGATCCTTTTATCCTCTGTAGCTTGATGTGGTCCTGGATAGAGCAGCTGAAAGAACCTATCGTATCCAAAGATGATGTTGACATGCTGGCAAAGAATTGCACAGAGTCACAGGATGCACTTTACTTACTCAGAAAG GAACAGTGTCAGACTATCCTTTGTATTTTGCACTGTGTGGTGAACTTGCAAATGCTGCCAGCTGATGTGGAGGAGGCCTTACTTGCTCGCGCTATTAAAGCTTTCACTCAG ACGAGCTTCGATTCAGAAAATGGACCGTATGTTTACGATACCCTGAAAAAAGTATTTAAGcaaacactggaagaaaaaagaaaaaggcttaaGGAAGGAGCAGAGAATCCCTCTTGA